One window of Leopardus geoffroyi isolate Oge1 chromosome B3, O.geoffroyi_Oge1_pat1.0, whole genome shotgun sequence genomic DNA carries:
- the RAB2B gene encoding ras-related protein Rab-2B isoform X1: MTYAYLFKYIIIGDTGVGKSCLLLQFTDKRFQPVHDLTIGVEFGARMVNIDGKQIKLQIWDTAGQESFRSITRSYYRGAAGALLVYDITRRETFNHLTSWLEDARQHSSSNMVIMLIGNKSDLESRRDVKREEGEAFAREHGLIFMETSAKTACNVEEAFINTAKEIYRKIQQGLFDVHNEANGIKIGPQQCISTSVGPSASQRSSSEIGSNSGCC, encoded by the exons ATGACTTATGCTTATCTTTTCAAGTACATCATCATCGGGGACACAG GTGTGGGGAAGTCATGTCTCCTCCTGCAGTTTACGGACAAGCGGTTCCAGCCTGTCCACGACCTCACAATAG gtgtggagtttggggccCGTATGGTCAACATTGATGGAAAACAAATCAAGCTGCAAATCTGGGATACG GCCGGGCAAGAATCCTTTCGTTCCATCACCCGTTCCTACTACAGGGGCGCAGCTGGAGCCCTGCTAGTGTATGATATCACACG ACGTGAAACCTTCAACCACCTGACCTCCTGGTTAGAGGATGCCCGACAACACTCCAGCTCCAACATGGTTATCATGCTGATTGGGAATAAAAG TGACTTAGAGTCCCGTAGGGATgtgaagagagaagaaggagaggccTTTGCCCGGGAGCATGGACTTATCTTCATGGAAACTTCAGCCAAAACAGCCTGCAATGTTGAAGAG GCCTTCATTAACACAGCCAAAGAAATATATAGGAAGATCCAGCAGGGTTTATTTGATGTTCACAATGAG gcaAATGGCATCAAGATTGGTCCTCAGCAGTGTATTTCAACGTCAGTGGGACCCAGCGCCTCCCAGCGGAGCTCTAGTGAAATAGGGTCCAACTCTGGCTGCTGCTGA
- the RAB2B gene encoding ras-related protein Rab-2B isoform X2 has protein sequence MVNIDGKQIKLQIWDTAGQESFRSITRSYYRGAAGALLVYDITRRETFNHLTSWLEDARQHSSSNMVIMLIGNKSDLESRRDVKREEGEAFAREHGLIFMETSAKTACNVEEAFINTAKEIYRKIQQGLFDVHNEANGIKIGPQQCISTSVGPSASQRSSSEIGSNSGCC, from the exons ATGGTCAACATTGATGGAAAACAAATCAAGCTGCAAATCTGGGATACG GCCGGGCAAGAATCCTTTCGTTCCATCACCCGTTCCTACTACAGGGGCGCAGCTGGAGCCCTGCTAGTGTATGATATCACACG ACGTGAAACCTTCAACCACCTGACCTCCTGGTTAGAGGATGCCCGACAACACTCCAGCTCCAACATGGTTATCATGCTGATTGGGAATAAAAG TGACTTAGAGTCCCGTAGGGATgtgaagagagaagaaggagaggccTTTGCCCGGGAGCATGGACTTATCTTCATGGAAACTTCAGCCAAAACAGCCTGCAATGTTGAAGAG GCCTTCATTAACACAGCCAAAGAAATATATAGGAAGATCCAGCAGGGTTTATTTGATGTTCACAATGAG gcaAATGGCATCAAGATTGGTCCTCAGCAGTGTATTTCAACGTCAGTGGGACCCAGCGCCTCCCAGCGGAGCTCTAGTGAAATAGGGTCCAACTCTGGCTGCTGCTGA